One Alnus glutinosa chromosome 3, dhAlnGlut1.1, whole genome shotgun sequence genomic region harbors:
- the LOC133864417 gene encoding sulfite exporter TauE/SafE family protein 3-like: MAGIGSEWLDSRLIQMVVIGLLLIAPVFVSAKESLEQEASNYNVKVLNISLWQPGRLGYQHVWPAMEFGWKIVVGTIIGFFGAAFGSVGGVGGGGIFVPMLTLIIGFDEKSSTAISKCMIMGGAAATVFYNLRQRHPTLDLPIIDYDLALLFQPMLMLGISIGVAFNVIFADWMITVFLIVIFLVTSTKAFLKGVETWKKETITKEEAARYLQSTGSDVEEVIYKPLNGIHSETKESEKRKVYILENIYWKEVGLLFAVWIIILALQISKNYTTTCSVAYWVLNLLQIPVTFAVTSYEAVNLYKGRRAIASKREDGTNWRVHQLVLYCACGIFAGLVGGLLGLGGGFILGPLFLELGVPPQVSSATASFAMAFSSTMSVVEYYLLKRFPVPYALYFVPVAAIAALVGQHLVRKVIAILGRASLIIFILASTIFISAISTGGVGIVKIIENIQQKEYMGFDDICTYET; this comes from the exons ATGGCTGGGATTGGATCGGAATGGTTGGATTCAAGGTTAATCCAAATGGTTGTGATTGGTCTTCTTCTTATTGCTCCGGTGTTTGTTTCGGCAAAAGAAAGCTTGGAGCAAGAAGCTTCAAATTACAATGTGAAAGTATTGAATATTTCCTTATGGCAACCGGGTCGATTGGGTTACCAACATGTTTGGCCG GCTATGGAATTTGGCTGGAAAATTGTTGTCGGTACCATAATAGGATTCTTTGGAGCAGCTTTTGGAAGTGTGGGAGGAGTTGGTGGGGGTGGCATTTTTGTTCCTATGCTCACCCTCATCATTGGGTTTGATGAGAAATCTTCAACAGCTATATCAAAAT GTATGATCATGGGTGGAGCTGCTGCAACTGTTTTCTACAATCTAAGGCAAAGGCATCCTACACTTGATCTGCCAATCATTGATTATGATCTTGCACTTCTGTTTCAACCAATGTTGATGCTGGGAATCAGTATTGGAGTTGCCTTTAATGTGATTTTTGCTGATTGGATGATCACAGTCTTCTTAATTGTCATCTTCCTAG TAACTTCAACTAAGGCATTCCTCAAGGGTGTTGAAACATGGAAAAAGGAAACCATAACTAAAGAG GAAGCTGCTAGATACCTTCAATCAACAG GTAGTGATGTTGAAGAGGTCATATACAAACCTCTGAATGGCATTCATTCAGAGACCAAGGAATCTGAAAAGCGAAAG GTCTACATTCTTGAGAATATTTACTGGAAGGAAGTTGGACTTCTTTTTGCTGTCTGGATCATTATCCTTGCACTGCAGATTTCAAAG AATTACACAACTACTTGTTCAGTGGCATACTGGGTATTAAACCTATTGCAG ATCCCAGTTACTTTTGCAGTAACTTCGTATGAAGCTGTTAATCTGTACAAAGGACGGAGAGCCATTGCATCAAAGAGAGAAGATGGCACAAATTGGCGAGTGCACCAGCTGGTTCTTTATTGTGCATGTGGCATATTCGCTGGCCTAGTGGGTGGGTTGCTTGGTCTTGGTGGAGGATTCATTTTGGGTCCGCTTTTTCTGGAACTGGGAGTCCCTCCTCAG GTGTCAAGTGCCACAGCCAGCTTTGCCATGGCCTTTTCCTCGACCATGTCTGTCGTAGAATATTACCTTCTGAAACGTTTCCCAGTTCCTTATG CTCTCTACTTTGTTCCAGTCGCAGCCATTGCTGCCCTTGTAGGCCAACATCTGGTACGAAAGGTGATCGCAATACTCGGGAGAGCATCGTTGATCATCTTCATTCTGGCTTCTACGATTTTCATTAGTGCTATATCA ACAGGTGGGGTGGGCATAGTAAAGATAATTGAAAATATTCAGCAGAAGGAGTATATGGGGTTTGATGACATCTGTACATATGAAACATAA